A section of the Lampris incognitus isolate fLamInc1 chromosome 8, fLamInc1.hap2, whole genome shotgun sequence genome encodes:
- the apoa1a gene encoding apolipoprotein A-I yields the protein MSLSQSHRAATLQEFTMKFLACALTLLLAVGSQARAVQNDAPSSLEQVRAATMLYMNQVKESAQRTLDHLDGTDFAQYKMKLSESLNNLHTYVQTSSHTLTPYGETVSAQLTEMTAQVRGKVMADIDELRIQLEPKREELQRVVQQHIEEYRAKMEPIFNDYMTKSQEEVEALKTKLQPLMEEMRGQVAVNVEETKAKLMPMVETVRSRLNERLEELRSLANPYVAEYKEQLTSIAGDLKDTISPHTQNLQTMLEPYMEDLKTKVMSLYERIAQAINA from the exons ATGAGTCTTTCTCAGTCTCACAGAGCAGCAACCCTTCAG GAGTTCACCATGAAATTTTTGGCTTGTGCATTGACCCTCTTGCTGGCTGTCG GCTCCCAGGCCAGGGCCGTCCAGAACGATGCCCCCTCCTCACTGGAGCAGGTGAGGGCTGCCACCATGCTCTACATGAACCAGGTGAAGGAGTCCGCCCAGAGGACCCTGGACCACCTGGATGGAACTGACTTTGCTCAGTACAA GATGAAGCTGTCAGAGAGCCTGAATAATCTCCATACGTACGTCCAGACATCATCTCACACCCTGACCCCTTACGGCGAGACAGTCTCAGCCCAGCTCACAGAGATGACTGCACAGGTGCGCGGCAAGGTCATGGCTGACATCGACGAGCTACGTATTCAGCTGGAGCCCAAACGTGAAGAACTGCAGCGGGTGGTACAACAACACATTGAAGAGTACCGTGCTAAGATGGAGCCCATTTTCAATGATTACATGACCAAGAGCCAAGAGGAAGTGGAGGCTTTGAAGACCAAGCTGCAGCCCCTGATGGAAGAGATGCGCGGCCAGGTGGCAGTTAATGTGGAGGAGACAAAAGCCAAGCTTATGCCCATGGTGGAGACAGTCCGCTCTAGGCTGAATGAGCGCCTGGAGGAGCTGCGCAGCTTGGCCAACCCCTACGTTGCAGAGTACAAGGAGCAGCTCACAAGCATTGCTGGTGATTTGAAGGACACGATCTCGCCGCATACCCAGAACCTGCAGACCATGCTGGAGCCCTACATGGAGGACCTGAAGACCAAGGTCATGTCCCTCTATGAGCGCATCGCCCAGGCCATCAATGCATAA